The Myxococcota bacterium genome contains a region encoding:
- a CDS encoding acyl-CoA dehydrogenase family protein, whose translation MADYFVPTMRLYLDELVDWESLLPLRSGTAVDIDAEVAAYRTVLETTAQLAESFQAEAREHWAEEATLTDDGGATSPPHIRRAYDQLAEAGLVSLPVTEPYGGYGLPALLNGIYLEMISRADASLMMVVGLQAGAASDIETYGNEEIKKKWLPKFASGEVEGCMDLTEPQAGSDLGGILTRVTEDGDGVRVDGQKIFISNGGGEVHLVLAREDETFDQSKGTTRGLSLILVPRHKDDGSPNGVRVARLEKKLGIHGSATCEVVFEGARGERLGKKGEGFRAMLDLMNIARLGVASQALGLADGAMHDAVTYARQRKQFGMPISEQPLVRDMLARMVVDTEGVRALLYRAYALLDSTIARERALERDDLSDTERSQLEKELERDLTRVRLLTPLSKYSATEMCTKLTMDALQVFGGVGFTMDSDIGKLHNDSLIMTIYEGTSEIQASFALKEMGKGALGVVFGEVRAELEEMDADPNRAALAARVRDVILKVEQTLGTLASDMGYALLRARMMAEMVIDVIAATELLKQAGADPSRVDVAEGYIRRRMLAVEHGARRIEENAEGRVELDQRLVARVTTA comes from the coding sequence ATGGCCGACTACTTCGTTCCCACCATGCGCCTCTACCTCGACGAGCTCGTCGACTGGGAGAGCCTGTTGCCCCTGCGCAGCGGCACCGCCGTCGACATCGATGCCGAGGTCGCGGCCTACCGGACGGTCCTCGAGACCACGGCCCAGCTGGCCGAGAGCTTCCAGGCCGAGGCGCGGGAGCACTGGGCCGAGGAGGCCACCCTCACCGACGACGGCGGCGCGACTTCGCCGCCCCACATCCGCCGCGCCTACGATCAGCTGGCCGAGGCGGGCTTGGTCAGCCTGCCGGTGACCGAGCCCTACGGCGGCTACGGCCTGCCCGCTCTGCTCAACGGCATCTATCTCGAGATGATCTCGCGCGCCGACGCCAGTCTGATGATGGTGGTGGGCCTCCAGGCAGGCGCCGCCAGCGACATCGAGACCTACGGCAACGAAGAGATCAAGAAGAAGTGGCTGCCGAAGTTCGCCAGTGGCGAGGTCGAGGGTTGCATGGACCTCACCGAACCCCAGGCCGGCAGTGACCTCGGCGGGATCCTCACCCGCGTCACCGAAGACGGCGACGGGGTCCGGGTCGACGGGCAGAAGATCTTCATCTCGAACGGCGGCGGCGAAGTCCACCTGGTCCTCGCGCGCGAGGACGAGACCTTCGACCAGTCGAAGGGAACGACGCGCGGCCTCTCGCTGATCCTCGTGCCGCGGCACAAGGATGACGGCTCGCCGAACGGCGTCCGAGTCGCGCGCCTCGAGAAGAAGCTGGGCATCCACGGTTCCGCCACCTGCGAAGTGGTCTTCGAGGGCGCCCGCGGTGAGCGGCTCGGGAAGAAGGGCGAGGGCTTCCGCGCCATGCTCGACCTGATGAACATCGCGCGGCTGGGCGTCGCGTCGCAGGCGCTGGGCCTCGCCGACGGCGCCATGCACGACGCGGTCACCTACGCGCGCCAGCGCAAGCAGTTCGGGATGCCGATCTCCGAGCAGCCGCTGGTGCGCGACATGCTGGCGCGCATGGTCGTCGACACCGAGGGGGTCCGGGCCCTGCTCTATCGCGCCTACGCCCTGCTCGACTCGACGATCGCCCGCGAGCGCGCACTCGAGCGCGACGATCTCTCGGACACCGAGCGCTCCCAGCTCGAGAAGGAGCTCGAGCGCGACCTCACCCGGGTGCGCCTGCTGACGCCGCTCTCGAAGTATTCCGCGACGGAAATGTGCACGAAGCTGACGATGGATGCGCTCCAGGTCTTCGGTGGCGTGGGCTTCACGATGGATTCGGACATCGGGAAGCTCCACAACGACAGCCTGATCATGACGATCTACGAGGGCACGAGTGAGATCCAGGCCTCCTTCGCGCTGAAAGAAATGGGCAAGGGCGCGCTGGGCGTCGTCTTCGGCGAAGTGCGGGCCGAGCTCGAAGAGATGGACGCCGATCCGAACCGGGCCGCCCTGGCCGCCCGCGTCCGGGACGTGATCCTGAAGGTCGAGCAGACCCTCGGAACGCTGGCTTCCGATATGGGCTACGCGCTGCTGCGCGCGCGCATGATGGCCGAGATGGTGATCGACGTGATCGCGGCGACCGAGCTGTTGAAGCAGGCCGGCGCCGATCCGAGCCGGGTCGACGTCGCCGAGGGCTACATCCGCCGCCGCATGCTCGCCGTCGAGCACGGCGCGCGCCGGATCGAAGAGAACGCCGAGGGTCGCGTCGAGCTCGATCAGCGTCTGGTGGCGCGCGTCACGACCGCATGA
- a CDS encoding MBL fold metallo-hydrolase has product MKVRVLGSCAGGGLPQWNCGGTHSVRARAGDPDVPRQTQPSLAVSADGERWSILNASPDIRLQLADFPGLHPRPGTRDVPLDTVVLTSAELDHALGLLVLREALSYRILSTEWVRRALLDHNAAWRLLEPAWGTVGLDQPIPLDRDGALEARLFPVTPKIPPFARDIEKPSPETTTGLRITERATGARLVFLPGLGALDSASLAELAAADLRFVDGTFFVADELRELRPGAPDAFAMGHLPITGPDSSLAALAELPGRTYYIHMNNTNPVLDRASEERARVERTGVRIAEDGLEFEL; this is encoded by the coding sequence ATGAAGGTTCGGGTCCTCGGCTCGTGTGCCGGGGGTGGCCTCCCCCAATGGAACTGCGGCGGCACCCACTCGGTGCGCGCCCGGGCGGGCGACCCCGACGTGCCCCGCCAGACCCAGCCGTCCCTCGCCGTTTCAGCCGACGGGGAGCGCTGGTCGATCCTCAATGCCAGCCCCGACATCCGGCTGCAGCTCGCCGACTTTCCCGGGTTGCATCCGCGTCCGGGCACCCGCGACGTGCCGCTCGACACGGTAGTGTTGACCTCGGCCGAGCTCGATCACGCGCTCGGACTGCTGGTGCTTCGCGAAGCCCTCTCCTACCGGATCCTGTCGACGGAATGGGTGCGACGCGCCCTGCTGGATCACAACGCGGCGTGGCGCCTGCTCGAACCCGCCTGGGGCACGGTGGGCCTCGACCAGCCGATTCCACTCGATCGCGACGGAGCGCTCGAAGCGCGCCTGTTCCCGGTGACGCCGAAGATTCCGCCCTTCGCGCGCGACATCGAGAAACCCTCTCCCGAGACCACCACGGGCCTGCGCATCACCGAGCGGGCCACGGGTGCGCGCCTCGTCTTCCTGCCGGGCCTCGGCGCGCTCGACTCGGCCAGCCTCGCCGAGCTCGCCGCCGCCGACCTGCGCTTCGTCGACGGCACCTTCTTCGTCGCCGACGAGCTGCGCGAGCTCCGACCGGGAGCCCCCGACGCATTCGCCATGGGGCACCTGCCGATCACCGGTCCCGACTCGAGCCTCGCCGCGCTGGCCGAGCTGCCCGGCCGTACCTATTACATCCACATGAACAACACGAATCCGGTGCTCGACCGTGCCTCGGAAGAGCGCGCCCGCGTCGAACGCACCGGGGTGCGCATCGCCGAAGACGGATTGGAGTTCGAGCTGTGA
- the pqqC gene encoding pyrroloquinoline-quinone synthase PqqC translates to MSEALSPEAFEARLRAIGDERYHHRHPFNLRMHAGRLSREELRTWVANRYYYQTRIPIKDGLILSKSPAPAFRRDWIQRIHDHDGTPETPGGLELWLLLADAVGLDRTDVESLAGVLPGVRRACDAYVEFVEGHDLLVSVAASLTELFAGDIMGTRIAAFEAHYPWVDADGLRYFRNRTVQAPNDARFGLEFVAREARSRADQERCEAALERKCEILWSLLDAIEAAHARPTFAPEAKPRLDDAEPMVVLPERAVRLGGSGREILSLCDGQRSAIEIVDTLRARHPDVDQLADDVHAFLGEMTRLGVLVAPDADAGVTPVS, encoded by the coding sequence GTGAGCGAGGCCCTCTCCCCCGAAGCCTTCGAAGCGCGGCTTCGGGCGATCGGCGACGAGCGCTATCACCACCGCCACCCGTTCAACCTGCGCATGCACGCAGGCAGGCTGTCCCGCGAGGAACTCCGGACGTGGGTGGCGAACCGGTACTACTACCAGACACGCATCCCCATCAAGGACGGGCTGATCCTCTCGAAGTCACCGGCGCCCGCGTTCCGACGTGATTGGATCCAACGCATCCACGACCACGACGGCACGCCCGAGACGCCGGGCGGGCTCGAACTCTGGCTCCTGCTCGCCGACGCCGTCGGCCTCGACCGCACCGACGTGGAGTCGCTCGCGGGGGTCCTGCCCGGGGTGCGGCGCGCGTGCGACGCCTACGTGGAGTTCGTCGAGGGTCACGACCTGCTCGTGAGCGTCGCCGCTTCGCTGACGGAGCTCTTCGCTGGTGACATCATGGGCACCCGGATCGCCGCCTTCGAGGCCCACTATCCGTGGGTCGACGCGGACGGGCTGCGCTACTTCCGCAACCGCACGGTCCAGGCGCCGAACGACGCGCGGTTCGGTCTGGAGTTCGTCGCCCGCGAAGCGCGCAGCCGCGCCGATCAGGAGCGCTGCGAAGCGGCTCTCGAGCGCAAGTGCGAGATCCTCTGGAGCCTGCTCGACGCGATCGAAGCCGCCCACGCGCGACCCACCTTCGCACCGGAAGCGAAGCCCCGCCTCGACGACGCGGAGCCGATGGTGGTGCTTCCGGAGCGGGCGGTCCGGCTCGGTGGCAGCGGCCGCGAGATCCTCTCGCTCTGCGACGGTCAGCGCAGTGCGATCGAGATCGTCGACACCCTGCGCGCGCGTCATCCCGACGTCGACCAGCTCGCCGACGACGTCCACGCCTTCCTCGGAGAGATGACCCGCCTCGGCGTCCTGGTCGCTCCCGACGCCGATGCGGGAGTCACCCCCGTCTCCTAG